CACCGGTGTAAAGACAATGAGCTGGACTCATTTTTGCAGCTCAGTGATGCTGgggtgaatttattttatttacttaccgataactttttttttttcattgttaaCAGTATGGTGTTAAATGTATTGTGTAGCTTTCGTTTTAATTGCTGGTCAACTAGTAAAAATTAGTCATGTAACCTCTACTCTACACTCTAATGTGTAAATTCCCCATgaaatttgttttttatttctgTATGTTGATTTTGTATTTCCTTCTGAACCTGCCCACCTCAATCGAAACAAACCTGGTAGTAGAGAGCTAGCGAAATGAGAGTTGAACAAGAGCCTTTGACTAACACCGGGATCAGACAACACGCACTCaatgattttgacacgattttgtcTGGCTGATAAATTTCCAGTGAATATGAACGTCGAACAATGAACAGCCCTTGGAGTGTGACACAATTGAACACCGATAGTGTCTGGGACGCCCCACAACACCCCGTCTAGCACGTTAGAATATTTTGCCTTTCCTTGCCTAGTTGGACGACTCCTACAGTGTGTTCTTTGATGTTCCTTCTGTCGCAGTGATTGAcagtttcttgaccctcctccctgatGACGCACAAGGACATGAATGATGATTGGTCAGGATCAGACTTGTAGTATTGCCAGTCTCCTGACCGAGACACAGCAAGAATTTACGCCACTATGATTGTCTAATCTGACATGGTGTCCagcatgaaagacaaaaatataatgTAGTCTGATCCCATCATACTGCTTACTGAATAGATGAAGCATGTAGAAGCATTGAAGAGCCATACCGTGCACAAATTCCACCCTCACTAACTCGAATCAATAAACTCCAACCATGTTTTCAAGCAAGTGATGGTTGGAATAGTGCGGAGGAAGATGAGCGCACAGACGAGATGCTACTATAGAGTAAGACACACCTCTTGGGGAGGGACATGTACATTCTAAACAGCATTCAATTGGATGATCATGAAGTTCTGACATTTAtgaatgagcaaaaaaaaaaaaaatcagcagtgTAATATAAAATTAAAACTATTTTTGTCATTGAGACCTGATAAGTGACTAATAGAAAAATCTCTGAGACACCTGTTTTTAATTTTAGTCACTTCTTTCCAAGAGAATGTTTCGAAAACTCCTGAGCAGGTTTTCTGTGATGTTTCATTTTGCACTGCTTCATCACACTGCACTCTTTATTCTCTTCTCCTTTTGCAGTGAGAACTACAGGATGTACATGGAAATGCTGAGGAATGCAAGAGCACACCTCGACACCATCACCGGCAGACAGCGATAGATCAGAAGGATTGGACGGTGATGGATGATTTGGTGATTGATCACTCTGCTGATTCAGTGCCTGATGGTGGAGCTGCTTCCtctttgttggattttttttttttttttaaagtgtagaACTGCAGAAATGTCTGCACCAGAGGCTCATATCAGCTCAGTCTGTTCATCATTTTATTCTGTTCCATCTCATAACACACACCTGAGACGCAGGTTACCTGATGTTGGTGTGTTTGGAGCTCGAGCAGATCACATTGATGAATATGGATTGAGATCCTTTGGTCTTTAGGTAATGTTTTTgaacagaaaaataataaattcatATTATCTCCCTGCACACAGTGTCTTAAGTGTCTTGTTTTTTGCAGTGTTTGAAATTTTACAGAGCAACACAGCTCTAAAACTCATTGCCATCTACTGTGCTGGGGTGGTATTGCTGGTAAAACAAGAAACTAACCATGAACTGTTTGTTTAGAGACCTTTATGCAGCCAGTAAAACTAGATGATTATATTTGTTCCAAGTTTTGGATTGttttattgtgtattttttttcaaaaatattttttattagcaagcacagagtaCATAAAGTGCCTTAGTGTTACCTTTGGCAAAAAGATTTGCTGTttgtgttcatgtgtgtgtgtgtggatatagatgatttgcaaccatgtgatcaaaatgtgctacgtcatgagcgtccaccatgatgggtgtacaaagcaactaggatggcagctgctgaaagcgtgtgtaaacaatgctgaattttctcagtattactacAATTTGAATGCTCGaccaaagattcgatacaaagagaagatagatatgtatgGTTTTGacctatattattttaaaaagtcagacttttttgagggcggcacggtggtgtagtggttagcgctgtcgcctcacagcaagaaggtcgagccccggggccggcgagggcctttctgtgtggagtttgcatgttctccccgtgtccgcgtgggtttcctccgggtgctccggtttcccccacagtccaaagacatgcaggttaggttaactggtgactctaaattgaccgtaggtgtgagtgtgaatggttgtctgtgtcagccctgtgatgacctggcgacttgtccagggtgtaccctgcctttcgcccggagtcagctgggataggctccagctcgcctgcgaccctgtagaaggataaagcggctagagataatgagatgagagagaataATGACTTTtttgaagataagacacttctgccaaccatcaagtacccaggtatcgcgttctatctagtttggctgccaaagaattAAGTCCAACCTTGGATGAAACAGcctattttctgagtgggtgcccagtctggattgtttctatcatgtaATTTTGCgggtgctcctagaagcgaaatggtaatacacgtgttaaaattataacaacgaccgagtgaaccacaagAAGagtgctcattttatagcaaaattcaagcaacatgaaataaaattcttccatgatattgagagtttttgaatctcacctaagataaaagggctcttatttagtattacgacaaaagtaggaatttatcataattaccaggataaatcgtttgggcgtgagtctcgttgaggtctggggtcactgcgatcagagttggcggagtcgctgtccgattccgaggccacgcggtcaaaccagtgagccacattcaccgattgcttcgcaacggccataggttcatacagatatatggtttcacctttcGATATTCAATTTGAAGAGTTCCTATTtcaaaatcgctttcagacattttacacaacctctcacgaccaaagtccgtacacgtgtgctcagctcgcaagtaaacacagaactgctcccagtctgtttggcttaaatgacatcacgacgacggtcacctggcggtgaaagtgcacataagtgagatgtaaacaaaccttcggaaattgggcaaaacagtatattttaaccgttttattcaattttcagGTGCAAATTAGACATTAGGAagcttgaatttgctttttgggtcattcttctagaccaggggtgggcaattattttttccatagggccacatgagaaacagaaaattttgtggagggccggaccaaacagctgaactaaattctgcataatattaattgtgtttctttatataaagcaataaatatcattgtttttacaagctgctaagactggtaagagtatggaaaaaacgaggttgccttacaaaaaatgtcatttattcaatcaaatttcccaaaacaatgattaacaaaatgtgaacgtttgtaccatttttttttcagtcacattcaccccaaaacacaataaagacatcacaatattgtctttctactccaaatatcaaacaagatacatcatattataataatgatgcccacatttgtagtctaatcacctcatttggtgttttttatttgttcagtgagagaaatctagtctctgttggtctttaacgagtgcatcagagtcaggttgaatgtctgaggtggagatgcgaagcacagctgacagatgatcatcagtccagtcggtgtaggtatcagatctacagattggctcgggctccggcgcctgctggtgacatcacactatgtgattggctggaccgtttgaaggatgacgtacaagtttgtggttggtctggacaaattacggaagtagttatcgtgggattaggtttcgtgggatttcatgtcatgttcatgtcgcgcgcattgcgtttttgttgaacacaacttcaaataaaagcaatgcacattcagtccatgcatgaggtaaaattagaaaatacgtttattttgtaatttctaattaaccttacgcggaccggtcagaatgaaccaaagggccggatgtggcccgcgggccggaaaatgcccaggtctgttctagacaatacagttgatattctacgtttcacctccaaccattgcctatgacctttaaagcagtggaaaacaaagagagttgcgcatgcaTGACTATTTtctgtatggaatgtcacttgaccctgcatttgtatatccgcCAACAtgtgggtttctattttgctttgacatcacttgcaagtgggtggcacggtggtgtagtgattagcgctgtcgcctcacagaaggtccgggttcgagccccgtggccggtgagggccggcgagtttgcatgttctccccgtgtccgcgtgggtttcctccgggtgctccggtttcccccacagtccaaagacatgcaggttaggttaactggtgactctaaattgagcgtaggtgtgaatgtgagtgtgaatggttgtctgtgtctatgtgtcagccctgtgatgacctggcgacttgtccagggtgtaccccgcctttcgcccgtagtcagctgggataggctccagctcgcctgcgaccctgtagaacaggataaagcggctagagataatgagatgagatgagatcacttgcaagtcaaggattcatTAAAATCAGCAACGCTATTTTGAGACATTAGTGAGTCATTTGGCTTTCCATCCGCCCCTCCCTGGCTCCCTCTGGTGTGTGGAGGCAGATCTGGCTGAAGATGCTGCTAAAGGATGCTGGCAGAGATCCCCTTCTTTGATGGCGAATCGGTTCCTAAGTATATCGGTTCTTTTTAAAAGACTCAAATAAATGATTCGATTTTCACAAAAGAAAGGACTTTCaaatttaaattttgattttcgaCTCGGCTACAATTTTTCTAGAATGATTACATACAATAACTGTAAATGCATGCCACCAAATGACATTTACAATTTAAAATAAGATGTTAGCACACAGTGAAAAGTGAATCAAAAGAATCACCTCGCATGTGTCGGTTTGGTAAAACGCGTTCGTTCAGAAGAGTCGACTCAGTGAAGTGACTCGTGATGGAGATCTCTAACTCCTCCCCGTGCCAAGTGAAACAGACGGAGCGGACCGCAGGGTGAGTACAAACATCCCGCTCTCTTCCTCATCTTACCCATTAATTCATCTATTTTCATTATAATTCTACTTCCGGTTTGATGTTCGATATTTGTGAATCATGTCAGTCACGCGCGCACACGTTTCTGTAAATGAAGCTctgtttgtgttgtgtttttatttcgtGATGAGCGATTTATGCGTCAtgcgaagtgtgtgtgtgtgtgtgtgtgtgtatctgctaATTAACATGAAATGATGCACTGCGCTCTCGCGCCATTGTTCATTAAAGATCAAAGCTGTTGTGCGGTGTGGAGGCGCGCGCGCGCCGGATGCTGTGCAGAGCATCACTCCTGATTATGAAGAGTGAAACGGTGCAACATCAGCAGCGGATAGGAAAGAGAAaggacacacactctcatacacacgtcTGCCTGGttttttaattgtgtgtgtgtgtgtgcgctgacaTGGTATCATTTCATGACTGCATGTTTGTGtccctgttttttgtttttgaaccCCCAGCAGTCTTCCTTGTGTCCTCAGAGCAGAGCAGTGACACTAAGAGCCGATGGCGAACCGAGGGCCAAGTTATGGCCTGAGCCGTGAGGTCCAGGAGAAGATCGAGCAGAAATACGACACTGAGCTGGAGGCTCGACTTGTGGACTGGATCGTGGCTCAGTGTGGAGACGACCTGCAGCGCCCACAACCTGGCAAACAGAACTTCCAGCACTGGCTCATGGATGGCACGGTGAGGGTCAGGAACCTCAGGCAGCCGTGTCCGGGTCAGGCGGGTGAACTGGGCTGTAGTAGTGAATCAGTGCAGGCTGGTTTTCACTGCAGGAACCTTCTTCATTTTAGAACAGAATTTAGATCCAGGAAAACCTTTAGTTCTGTTTGAGAAGCTTCCGGATCAGGAGCCTTTCTGACTGGTCAAACAGGATCCACACCAACCCTGTACTCCACATAATTACTGCAATGTGTGTTATATTAGAGACAGCACACAGGTTTGCACACAAGTGATGAGTCCGAaacactgtgcgtgtgtgtgttgacttTTAACAGTAAGACTTGCATGTGCAGctgatatataaatgtacattaacATACACTATTATTAACACAGAAACGATTACACAAACTATAAAAGAAAGTGAACCTATAAAGAACAGCACAGTTCGATCAGGATAAAGATTGTCAGGCCTGTTAGTAATATAATCAGGTATTTCAGATTATGTACTGTACATAAAATTTTGAATTTTCTGACTCTCACCCTTTCATTTTCTTCCAAAAACTCTTCATGTAAAGTTTTATTGAAATCAGCGTATATGTCGAGGTGCCTCAAACAGGCTAATATGTATTGCGGTGattcatttttattcatttatttatgtaaatTAGGTAAAATACTAACAGCAAAATCTGCAAATCAACAGtatagaaaaaaacaaataaatatactGTAGTTAATAGCAGTAAATAGGAAATATCAAATACACCATTGTAAAATGCCGATAGAGAGCCATCAGGGGAATGAAATTATACCCTGTGGCCAGGAGCGTGAGATTTAACTGCATAAAACTAAAACAAACTCATGCTAATAATTACATCAAACATAAAAAGGTAATCACAGGTAAGCATTATCACAGGTAATTACAGATAATTTAATATCACAGGTATCACAGATCTGTAATGGTAATAATACAGATAATATGACTGTAACTAGCCTAATAAAACAGTACAGCTAGGTAACAATACACAAAATGAGTAAATACATTTACAAACAAATATAAAATAATGCTAAACACATTAAACAAGTAATACAAGACATTAGAATGTAATTTATACTTCCAGGGAATGAAACAGCACGGGAAATTATTCCCCAATGTTaaaaagtcaactttattgtaaaTATTCTTATACAGTATATGTGTTATTTAAAATTCAGCGTAAACTGTAATATGTCTGAATGCTGCTGTCTGAAAATTTTGaccttcttcttgagccacttttTCTTTGTGTTGTAAtaaaatgttattttttaaattttgttattAAATGGAAtaatttaaagcgagacggccttttgatttcataaaatcagtgaaatttagttccctttgaaatgtggtgattgtgatatctgtttatttctgtaatatctcacaaaatatcaggccattctgtggctgggaagttatttaatttgaggggattaaagcaaataatgtgcatgaaatcactcgcttggcgcagtcaagcagacagaggaagtccgtgtgtgcatgcgcaggtttaccttcttcttttgggttttacagcagctggcatccacagtgttgcattactgccatctacaggtttccctttgagcgtgcactgacggttccatcattctgtcgctaaacgaacagctgatcacaccgaggtgcttgctgagcgcccatatttattagtttggtcctgcgtttcctttccttcgtatataacataacgtcttttcttctcgctttctttccgttactgtagtcgctctttcacgtttcatttgcacactcacgccctccattttcctctcctgtttcaaatttgtatcccacaatgccttgtgtgaacggggaaagaccaccacgtgatgcatgacgtagtatcttaaattgggtcatggtgaagcaggaaaaaatagcggagaatttagggccatgtggctctaaaattcattaattgttctatttttaaaaattaataaaattggaggtctgtgattcaaattcagtagctttcggtcactaaacaaaaataattgggtgtcgggaaaattctttttatgacctacacttgaaaaatctgaaaggcagtctaacttTAATTGGGTGAAAGATTACATTTTTGAATTTGTGTTTTTGAAACACCCTAACatagaggtgttttttttttttttttttactattaaaGTTAGTTCTGAGAGGGGAGGGGAAATGGTAGACaagtaaaaaataaagaaaagcagaagaaaatttttaataaaaaaaataaaatggagagAGAAGGAAAACATTCTGCATATGTGCAGGTGCCCATCAACAAACTAAACAGAATTTACAACAAAACAGGGACAAATAATTAGAAGAAAAAAATGATTTTAAGAAAACACAAAGAGAGAAGTTGTCCTGCTGTGTTTTACTTTTGCCATACAGCATTGCACAGTTTTTGTCATCGCTGCTCTTCTCTGTAATGGTCACAGTTCCTGCAATATTGTACAAAAACTGAACAGGAACTAGTTCCTGAGTAGTTCTTCACAGTTCCTCACATGATTCCAGAACATtggtgtaaacacacacacacctattcaTAACTGGATTTCAGCTGCGTTTCTGAGTCTTCAGGGTGGATCAGGATGAGACTGCAGCGCGGGTCTTAGTTGTTCAGTCAGCAAAAACTGGTGACTTAGTGATTTGGGACGGAGCCGTTGTTATTATAAATGCTGATTTGTTTCTCTCCGTCTCTGCAGATTCTCTGCCGACTCATTAACAGCCTTTACCCGAGTGACATGCAGCCCATAAAGAAGATTCCTGAAACCAAGATGGTCTTTAAGCAGATGGAGAAAATCTCTCAGTTCCTCGAGGCTGCAGAAGCTTACGGTGTCACCAGAGGAGACATTTTCCAGACTGTTGACCTGTGggaaggtaacacacacacacactcaaaatctctctctctctctctctgtctctccaacCAAGACCACAGTTGTCTTCACCGATTGCATTTTAGCAGTTTTATAACATTGAATCAGTTCCTTTTCTCAGTTGTGAAGTTGGAAGCAGAAAACAATGAAAGCTGGGATGTTTGTGATGATCCTCATGCTGTTCTGCTCCTAAAACAGACAAATGGGTTCCAAACAAATCAGTTTTCCTCACTAGATCCCGATGTAGAAACCTGCAGCATCTCATACTGACTCGGCTGAAACACTGCGAGGTTGAACATGAGGCAGGCGTTTCAGGTTACGGTCCATCAGGAGAATTTAACACCTTCAGTGGTTTAATTTGATGGGAGGTGAAATTAATTCCTCTTTATAGAACATACAACATACATATAGCGTAAAAAAACACTGGGCTGCCATCAGTCAAATTGCagcattgtttgtttttcttttctcagaaaaaaatatattatattctttgtttaaaaaaaaagtggcagAACGATTAGATTTATTTGTGACCAGTGTGTCTAATAAAATGACTGCAGTCATGTAATTTGTTTCAATCAAACCTATACAGTTTCCCTGGACTTCCGGTTGTGACATGTAGAGAGAGGACGCACATGTGAAGGCTCCCGGTTCGCTTTTTGTAACCCAACCTTTTTGCACAAATTTTCCACACGAAGTTCGACATAGTTTTAATGCTGAAGTTAGTTCAACTAATTGTTCAGAGTTGAGTATGTCTAAACATGCAAAACCAGTTGACGTATAAACTCCGGCCACACGCACTGCGGTTAAGCTAGCATCCTTTGCTAACAACAACCCTCTGACACCAGCAAGATCTCCTGTATCACCCGAAAAACCTGCGGTGGCGGTGGTGGCTATGGATCAACTGTCTGCTGAGTTCGCTAAACAGAGAACCTCACTCAAGGAAGATATTTCCACCCTGATTCGAGACGCCATTAAACCAATACAAGAATCACTGGACTCACTACAGTCAACAGTGACCTCATTCCACAAGCGTCTCCGTCGAGTCTGTAGCTGGTGATAATTTTGAACGGTTAATGTAGCGGAGTCCGCCATTAGGACGCTCCAGAGCCAGAACCAGTCGCTGCTGGACCGGTGCGACGACCTCGAGAACCGCTCACGGAGATTTAATCTCCACATATTGAACATCCCCGAAGGCAGTGAAGATGGCAAAGATCCCCTAAAGTTCATGTCGGATGTTTTGATGGAAACGATGGGCCCCGATGTTTTTTCCATGCCGCCTGAACTGGAGAGAGCCCACCGAACCCCGCCTCCTAGAGCCGGCCAGAGATCATCCCCCCGCATATTCCTGGTCTGCTTTTCCAGGTTCCAACAGAAAGAAGCTGCACTGCGCTGGGGCaggacttctacccggcatgaagcactcacagtcatgtggttgtgacgtcatcgtaaacaaatccgttctactcatccagacgacttcgcaatggcaccgttgccagatctttccactctggaacccgttctcaaaagattgcgttttggggcacccaaaacgccggtgccgtgtggacgccaggctgaaatgataaacaattgtatcggattcacctgaatccgttgccgtgtggacagggcctaacatGATCATTGTTTTACCTTTTTATTACTCGCCTCCTTTTTCTCATTTTACTTTCTTTAGTTAAACATGGTGAATGGTATTGATGCGAAGATGGCCACTATATGATTCCTTAGTTGGAATGTGAAGAGCCTAAATGGGCCCGTTAAAAGAGCCAGGATATTTAATCATCTTAAGTACTTAAGATGTGATGTGGCATTTCTCCAGGAAACTCATCTGCTGGTAAAAGATCaagtcaggctacatccacacgacaacggcaacgagatgttatttaaaaatatatcgcgtccaaatgggcaacaatcagtaaaatatcaggtccatatggcaacgcaatgcttgctgaaaacgatgcaatacacatgccacacctctaggggcgctgtaagacggtcccttcggagacaccagaacaatagaagaagtaaggatgcatattagccacaaagtcaggaaaatctgtttgtaaaattacattataatgaccaaatacaatgaaaagtatttttccagtctcacctgtgaaaggtaatcccatgtgatctcgtttggatggcaaacctgttggtacagttaaacgcagctaatctttattctccgctttgacctctccaaaatggcggcgaggatgacctatgattctatgcggaaggcggtgtctttaatggtctggaataaattgaatgctaattaaataatgattaatttgctcctctacgccctttttgaggaatgtattgtaggacttaaacccacatctgaagaggtgagattgctctttttttctctatttttgctggcgggattgactctctctctctctctctctctctctctcactttgcaccattacacaataaatattcacagtgaaaatattttgtaagcgcgtttcatgaaccaagttataggatttgttgacaactcgcatcgcaatgagaagatcattggcactactggtgttaaaaatcagaccatttcataaatgaatattttgctgtagagctgcagtgtttgtacaattgcatgtttttgcttcactattactgtcactattctgcttcttgcattactactgtgaactaacactgaacataataataataatatctaagctcgtgtttcactctcactagtgctctgtaaggctttttcctggtgatattcgttacacttctacccggcgtgaagcactcacagtcatgtggttgtgacgtcatcgtaaacaaatccgttttactcatccagacgacttcacaacggcaacgttgccagatctttccactctggaacccgttctcaaaaagattgcgttttgggcacccaaaacgccggtgccgtgtggacgccaggcctaaacgataagcaattgtatcggagtcacctgaatccgttgccgtgtggacagggcctcagactgAAAAAAGGATGGGTGGGGAGTGTATTCCACTTCAATCTTAACTCTAAAACGTGTGGAACAGCCATATTGTTTCATAAAAAAATTCAGTTTAATGCAACCACTGTTATCTCAGATCCACAAGGACGATTTGTGATGGTCTCAGGGCTACTCTACCACAAGCCTGTGGTTCTGGTAAATATATACGCCCCGAACTGGGATGATGATAAGTTTATGAGCAAAATTTTGTCATTAATTCCAGATCTGAATTCACACCAATTGATTTTCGGTGGAGATTTAAACTGTGTGATGAATCCAGTACTTGACCGCTCCAATTCCAAATCTACAAATCTTTCCAAAAAAGCCAGATTATTATCAGTTTTTATTGACCAAATAGGAAGTGTTGACCCCTGgcattttttatgcctccgccaccgtaaggtgcaggaggcattatgttttcgggttgtccgtctgtccgtgcgtccgtccgtccatgcgtgcgtcagtcccgaaaccttgtgaacacgatatctcaaaggctaatgaaaggaatttcaccaaactttcaccatttgtgtgctttgggacaaacacgaactgattagattttgagatcaaaaggtctaaggccaaggtcactgtgaggtcaaatgtctgtccaaaaaccttctgaacacaatatctccaagatagatgaaaggaatttcaccaaactttcaccatttgtgcctttggggacaaacatgaactgattagattttgagatcaaaaggtctaaggtcaaggtcactgtgaggtcaaatgtcggtccaaaaaccttgtgaacacaatatctccaaggctaatacaagtaatttcaccaggttaagattactgtgaggtcaaatgtccatccccaaatcacaacttaataaggcgtgtagtctaccaggcggaggcgtccccatcgacgccattggcgtcgagttctatctagttatttCCACAAagtaggagcctatcccagctgactacaggcgaaaggtggggtacaccctggacaagttgccaggtcatcacagggctgacacacagacaaccattcacacctacagtcaatttagagtcaccagttaacctaacctgcatgtctttgggggaaaccggagcacccggaggaaacccacgcggacaacatgcaaactccgcacagaaaggccttcgccagccacggggctcaaacccggaccttcttgctgtgaggcgacagcgctaaccactacaccaccgtgccacctgagatTATATCATATTcagctaaaataaataaaatgaagagaATTAAGCAAGAGGAGCTTATTAAAGCCATATCTATGGTGGATGCTCAGTACTCTACCTCTCCCTCCCCTGAGCTCTACAAAAAGAAGCTGGACCTCCAAATACAATATAATTTGCTATCAACTGAAAAAACAGAACGTCTCCTATTAAAATCACGTGGGTATATCTATGAGCATGGCGACAAGCCTGGACGTTTATTAGCACACCAACTTAAGTGTCACTTAGCTTCTCAACAAATCCCACAAATACGGAAAGATGACAGTGAACTAACTATTGACCCAGAAGAAATTAAAGAAACATTCGCCTCTTTCTATTCAAATCTGTATACATCAGAAGTGACAAATGATTGCTATGACATGGAACATTTCT
Above is a window of Neoarius graeffei isolate fNeoGra1 chromosome 28, fNeoGra1.pri, whole genome shotgun sequence DNA encoding:
- the tagln3a gene encoding transgelin-3a, with amino-acid sequence MANRGPSYGLSREVQEKIEQKYDTELEARLVDWIVAQCGDDLQRPQPGKQNFQHWLMDGTILCRLINSLYPSDMQPIKKIPETKMVFKQMEKISQFLEAAEAYGVTRGDIFQTVDLWEGKDMAAVQRTLVALGSEAVTKDDGYYHGNKDWFHRKTKGHRREFSEEQLRQGRTLIGLQMGSNRGASQAGMTGYGTPRQIMRYDSPRRNGERSSP